The Streptomyces sp. HUAS CB01 genome has a segment encoding these proteins:
- a CDS encoding tRNA (adenine-N1)-methyltransferase: MSEPTGAARRRGPFKVGDQVQLTDPKGRHYTFTLEAGKNFHTHKGSFPHDELIGAPEGSVVRTTGNVAYLALRPLLPDYVLSMPRGAAVVYPKDAGQILAFADIFAGARVVEAGVGSGSLSAFLLRAIGDEGMLHSYERRDDFAEIARGNVERYFGGPHPAWTLTVGDLQDNLSDADVDRVILDMLAPWECLEAVSKALVPGGILCCYVATTTQLARTVESIREIGCYAEPQPWESMIRNWHVEGLAVRPDHRMIGHTGFLVTARRLADGVEPPMRRRRPAKGAYGEDYEGPNKG, from the coding sequence ATGTCCGAACCGACCGGTGCCGCCCGCCGTCGCGGGCCCTTCAAGGTCGGGGACCAGGTCCAGCTCACCGATCCCAAGGGACGCCACTACACGTTCACGCTCGAGGCCGGGAAGAACTTCCACACCCACAAGGGTTCCTTCCCGCACGACGAGCTGATCGGCGCCCCCGAGGGCAGTGTTGTCCGTACCACGGGAAACGTCGCCTACCTCGCGCTGCGCCCCCTGCTCCCCGACTACGTCCTGTCCATGCCCCGCGGCGCAGCCGTGGTCTACCCCAAGGACGCGGGGCAGATCCTGGCCTTCGCCGACATCTTCGCCGGGGCCCGCGTCGTCGAGGCGGGTGTCGGCTCCGGCTCGCTGAGCGCCTTCCTGCTGCGCGCCATCGGCGACGAGGGAATGCTGCACTCCTACGAGCGCCGTGACGACTTCGCGGAGATCGCCAGGGGCAACGTCGAGCGCTACTTCGGCGGTCCGCACCCGGCCTGGACGCTCACCGTCGGGGACCTCCAGGACAACCTCTCGGACGCCGACGTCGACCGCGTCATCCTGGACATGCTCGCGCCCTGGGAGTGCCTGGAGGCCGTCTCCAAGGCGCTCGTCCCCGGCGGCATCCTGTGCTGCTACGTGGCGACCACGACGCAGCTCGCGCGGACCGTCGAGTCCATCCGCGAGATCGGCTGCTACGCCGAGCCGCAGCCGTGGGAGTCCATGATCCGCAACTGGCACGTCGAGGGCCTGGCCGTGCGCCCCGACCATCGGATGATCGGCCACACCGGCTTCCTGGTCACCGCCCGCCGGCTCGCGGACGGCGTGGAGCCGCCGATGCGCCGCCGCAGGCCCGCCAAGGGCGCCTACGGCGAGGACTACGAGGGCCCGAACAAGGGCTGA
- a CDS encoding site-2 protease family protein, translating into MKKDEESGERTRARSGTGEADPGGGKRDRSAEPGGGILMGRPFGVPVYVAPSWFLVAALITWVFGGQLDRVLPELGGARYLVSLFFAVAFYASVLVHELAHTVAALRYKLPVRRIQLQFFGGVSEIEKESETPGREFVLAFVGPLLSLVLAAVFYAGMQAVEPGTVPGVLLAGLMISNLIVAAFNLLPGLPLDGGRMLRAVVWKITGKPMSGTVAAAWVGRALAVAVLIGLPLLTHTGALGNATEDIGGMETVTDALLAAILAAIIWTGAGNSLRMARLREHLPELRARALTRRAVPVGSDTPLSEALRRANEAGARALVVVDGHGDPTALVRETAIVGVPEHRRPWVAVGGLAQDLTDGMKVPAELAGEALLDRLRANPATEYLVVEETGEIYGVLSTADVERAFVAAMARPGS; encoded by the coding sequence GTGAAGAAGGACGAGGAGAGCGGCGAGCGTACGCGCGCGCGGTCCGGCACGGGGGAAGCGGACCCCGGCGGCGGCAAGCGGGACCGCTCGGCGGAGCCCGGCGGCGGCATCCTCATGGGCCGCCCCTTCGGTGTGCCGGTGTACGTCGCCCCCAGCTGGTTCCTGGTCGCGGCCCTCATCACCTGGGTCTTCGGCGGCCAGCTGGACAGGGTCCTCCCGGAGCTCGGCGGCGCCCGCTATCTCGTCTCCCTGTTCTTCGCGGTCGCCTTCTACGCGTCCGTGCTGGTGCACGAACTCGCCCACACCGTCGCGGCGCTGCGCTACAAGCTGCCCGTGCGGCGGATCCAGCTCCAGTTCTTCGGCGGCGTCTCGGAGATCGAGAAGGAGTCGGAGACCCCGGGCCGGGAGTTCGTCCTCGCCTTCGTCGGCCCGCTGCTGTCGCTCGTCCTCGCCGCCGTCTTCTACGCCGGCATGCAGGCGGTCGAGCCCGGCACCGTCCCCGGTGTGCTGCTGGCCGGCCTGATGATCTCCAACCTCATCGTCGCCGCCTTCAACCTGCTCCCCGGACTGCCGCTGGACGGCGGCCGGATGCTGCGCGCGGTCGTCTGGAAGATCACCGGCAAGCCGATGAGCGGCACCGTCGCCGCCGCGTGGGTGGGCCGCGCCCTCGCCGTCGCCGTACTCATCGGCCTGCCGCTGCTGACCCACACCGGCGCACTCGGCAACGCCACCGAGGACATCGGCGGCATGGAGACCGTCACCGACGCGCTGCTCGCCGCCATCCTCGCCGCGATCATCTGGACCGGCGCGGGCAACAGCCTGCGCATGGCCCGTCTGCGGGAGCACCTGCCCGAACTGCGTGCCCGGGCCCTCACCCGGCGGGCCGTCCCCGTCGGGTCGGACACCCCGCTCTCCGAGGCACTGCGGCGCGCCAACGAGGCCGGTGCCCGCGCCCTCGTCGTGGTCGACGGGCACGGCGACCCGACGGCCCTCGTCCGCGAGACCGCGATCGTCGGCGTGCCCGAGCACCGCCGCCCCTGGGTCGCCGTGGGCGGCCTCGCCCAGGACCTCACCGACGGCATGAAGGTCCCGGCCGAACTCGCCGGCGAGGCGCTCCTGGACCGGCTGCGCGCGAATCCGGCCACCGAGTACCTGGTGGTGGAGGAGACCGGGGAGATCTACGGAGTGCTCTCCACTGCGGACGTCGAGCGGGCCTTCGTGGCCGCGATGGCCCGTCCCGGCTCCTGA
- a CDS encoding RecB family exonuclease, translating to MSLSPSRASDFMQCPLLYRFRVIDRLPEKPSEAATRGTLVHAVLERLFDAPAVERTPPRAKSLIPGQWDRLLESRPELGEVFAQDEDGERLARWMSEAEALVERWFSLEDPTRLEPAERELFVETELESGLRLRGVIDRVDVAPTGEVRIVDYKTGKAPRPEYSEGALFQMKFYALVIWRLKGVVPRRLQLVYLGSGEVLTYDPVAADLERVERKLLALWDAILRATETGDWRPRPTKLCGWCDHQAVCPEFGGTPPVYPLPVVPAG from the coding sequence ATGTCGCTGTCGCCCTCGCGGGCGAGCGACTTCATGCAGTGCCCGCTGCTCTACCGCTTCCGGGTGATCGACCGGCTGCCGGAGAAGCCCAGCGAGGCGGCGACCCGGGGCACGCTGGTGCACGCGGTGCTGGAGCGGCTCTTCGACGCGCCGGCCGTCGAGCGCACGCCGCCGCGTGCGAAGTCACTCATTCCCGGTCAGTGGGACCGGCTGCTGGAGTCCCGGCCGGAGCTGGGCGAGGTGTTCGCGCAGGACGAGGACGGCGAGCGGCTGGCGCGCTGGATGTCCGAGGCGGAGGCGCTGGTCGAGCGGTGGTTCTCGCTGGAGGACCCGACGCGGCTGGAGCCGGCCGAGCGCGAGCTGTTCGTGGAGACGGAGCTGGAATCGGGGCTCCGGCTGCGCGGGGTGATCGACCGGGTGGACGTGGCGCCGACGGGCGAGGTCCGGATCGTCGACTACAAGACGGGCAAGGCGCCCCGCCCCGAGTACAGCGAGGGCGCGCTGTTCCAGATGAAGTTCTACGCCCTGGTGATCTGGCGGCTGAAGGGCGTGGTGCCGCGGCGGCTCCAGCTGGTCTACCTGGGCAGCGGGGAGGTGCTCACGTACGACCCGGTGGCGGCGGACCTGGAGCGGGTGGAGCGCAAGCTGCTGGCGCTGTGGGACGCGATCCTGCGCGCCACGGAGACGGGCGACTGGCGCCCGCGGCCGACGAAGCTCTGCGGCTGGTGCGACCACCAGGCGGTGTGCCCGGAATTCGGCGGGACGCCGCCGGTGTACCCGCTTCCGGTCGTCCCGGCGGGGTGA
- a CDS encoding response regulator: MAIRVLLVDDQPLLRTGFRMILEAEQDIAVVGEAGDGLQALDQVRALQPDVVLMDIRMPRMDGVEATRQITGPERDGPAKVLVLTTFDLDEYVVEALRAGASGFLLKDAPANELVQAIRVVAAGEAMLAPSITRRLLDKYAGHLPSGEEPVPNTLHTLTEREVEVLKLVARGLSNAEIAADLFVSETTVKTHVGHVLTKLGLRDRVQAAVYAYESGLVRPGAQ; the protein is encoded by the coding sequence GTGGCTATCCGCGTCCTACTCGTCGACGACCAACCGCTCCTGCGCACGGGCTTCCGGATGATCCTGGAGGCCGAGCAGGACATCGCCGTGGTCGGTGAGGCCGGGGACGGCCTGCAGGCCCTGGACCAGGTGCGGGCCCTCCAGCCCGATGTGGTGCTGATGGACATCCGGATGCCGCGGATGGACGGCGTCGAGGCGACCCGCCAGATCACCGGCCCGGAGCGGGACGGCCCGGCCAAGGTGCTGGTGCTGACCACGTTCGACCTCGACGAGTACGTCGTGGAGGCGCTGCGGGCGGGCGCGAGCGGCTTCCTGCTGAAGGACGCCCCGGCGAACGAGCTGGTGCAGGCGATCCGGGTGGTCGCGGCGGGCGAGGCGATGCTCGCGCCGAGCATCACGCGCCGGCTGCTCGACAAGTACGCCGGCCATCTGCCGTCCGGCGAGGAGCCGGTGCCGAACACGCTGCACACCCTGACCGAGCGCGAGGTCGAGGTCCTCAAGCTGGTCGCCCGCGGCCTGTCGAACGCGGAGATCGCGGCGGACCTCTTCGTCAGCGAGACGACGGTGAAGACGCACGTGGGCCATGTCCTGACGAAGCTGGGCCTGCGCGACCGGGTCCAGGCAGCGGTGTACGCGTACGAGAGCGGGCTGGTGCGGCCGGGAGCGCAGTGA
- a CDS encoding ABC transporter substrate-binding protein, with the protein MKARFKRTTAPLAAGLSAVLLAGCGSEQGDGSEGGVRVAVGISDEVLATDPADGYDPGSWLLFNNVFQSLMSFPKGGSTPQPEAAEKCGFESGSTVYRCTLREGLKFSNGNDLTSKDVKFSFERALKIASDSGPGPLLSTIDSIETPDERTVVFKLKVPDATFPSKIASGAGSIVDHREYEAGSLRTDGKAVGSGPYKLDSFSEKEAVFSVNPEYKGNAEVRNTGVTLTFFRGDQKGLGAALKQGDVDVAYRGLTAQDIDGLQASVEAGKQGIAVVEGNSAEVQHLVFNMNDPVTGKLAVRQAFAYLVDRDALVRDVYKGTAEPLHSIVPAGIAGHNTAFFDRYGGHPQPDKARKALREAGIDEKVKITLWSTPSRYGPATDLEMAAIAQQLNKSGLFEADVKSVEFEQYEKGIQAGKYGVYVKGWVPDYPDADNFTQPFFGEGNVLGNNYENKQITGKIIPETAAVADRSSTGDKFAKLQDIVADELPILPLWQGKQYAVYNGTITGLEWTLDASTVFRFWEIKKD; encoded by the coding sequence GTGAAGGCACGATTCAAGCGCACGACGGCGCCGCTGGCCGCGGGGCTGTCCGCCGTACTGCTGGCGGGCTGCGGCTCGGAGCAGGGCGACGGGTCCGAAGGCGGCGTCCGCGTCGCCGTCGGCATCTCCGACGAGGTCCTCGCCACCGACCCCGCGGACGGCTACGACCCCGGCTCCTGGCTGCTGTTCAACAACGTCTTCCAGTCCCTGATGAGCTTCCCCAAGGGCGGCTCCACCCCGCAGCCGGAGGCCGCGGAGAAGTGCGGCTTCGAGAGCGGCAGCACGGTCTACCGCTGCACGCTGCGTGAGGGCCTCAAGTTCAGCAACGGCAACGACCTGACCTCGAAGGACGTGAAGTTCTCCTTCGAGCGCGCGCTGAAGATCGCCAGCGACTCCGGTCCCGGCCCGCTGCTCTCCACCATCGACAGCATCGAGACGCCCGACGAGCGCACGGTCGTCTTCAAGCTGAAGGTGCCCGACGCCACCTTCCCGAGCAAGATCGCCTCCGGTGCGGGCTCCATCGTGGACCACCGCGAGTACGAGGCCGGCTCCCTGCGCACGGACGGCAAGGCGGTCGGCTCCGGCCCGTACAAGCTCGACTCCTTCAGCGAGAAGGAGGCCGTCTTCTCGGTCAACCCCGAGTACAAGGGCAACGCCGAGGTCCGGAACACCGGTGTCACCCTGACGTTCTTCCGCGGCGACCAGAAGGGCCTCGGCGCGGCCCTGAAGCAGGGCGACGTCGACGTCGCCTACCGAGGCCTCACCGCTCAGGACATCGACGGGCTCCAGGCCTCCGTGGAGGCCGGCAAGCAGGGCATCGCCGTCGTCGAGGGCAACAGCGCCGAGGTCCAGCACCTGGTCTTCAACATGAACGACCCGGTCACCGGCAAGCTCGCCGTGCGCCAGGCCTTCGCCTACCTCGTCGACCGGGACGCCCTGGTCCGCGACGTCTACAAGGGCACCGCCGAGCCGCTGCACTCGATCGTCCCGGCCGGCATCGCCGGTCACAACACCGCCTTCTTCGACCGCTACGGCGGCCACCCGCAGCCGGACAAGGCCCGCAAGGCCCTGCGCGAGGCGGGCATCGACGAGAAGGTGAAGATCACCCTCTGGTCCACGCCCAGCCGTTACGGCCCGGCCACCGACCTGGAGATGGCCGCGATCGCGCAGCAGCTCAACAAGAGCGGTCTGTTCGAGGCGGACGTCAAGTCGGTCGAGTTCGAGCAGTACGAGAAGGGCATCCAGGCGGGCAAGTACGGCGTCTACGTCAAGGGCTGGGTCCCCGACTACCCGGACGCCGACAACTTCACCCAGCCGTTCTTCGGCGAGGGCAACGTCCTCGGCAACAACTACGAGAACAAGCAGATCACCGGCAAGATCATCCCGGAGACCGCGGCCGTCGCCGACCGCTCCTCCACCGGTGACAAGTTCGCCAAGCTCCAGGACATCGTCGCCGACGAACTGCCGATCCTCCCGCTGTGGCAGGGCAAGCAGTACGCCGTCTACAACGGCACCATCACGGGCCTGGAGTGGACGCTCGACGCCTCCACCGTCTTCCGCTTCTGGGAGATCAAGAAGGACTGA
- a CDS encoding ABC transporter substrate-binding protein — protein sequence MNRKTLVLPALLGLLAPVLAACGTTPGAPDGGNAIVVGTTDRFVADSGTPAPFDPAFAYDTGAWNVLRQTVQTLMHVPRGGGRPVPEAASRCGFTDTRSETYRCTLRDGLTFAGGEPVTAEDVKFSIERVLDIRSDNGTAALLSTVDSVEARGEKEIVFHLTAPDATFPYKLSTPVAGILSRDSYDGDKLREGFQVDGSGPYTMAAETDGDRLVRAVFTRNPHYKGDLEVRNDQVELRSFADADTMGEALESGEIDMMARAMSPEQIRDLQEHPKDDIELSEVPGLEIRYLAFNTDDPSVKDKAVRQAMASVVDRGKIASNVYGATAEPLYSLIPTSITGHTNSFFDRYAEPDRRRAARILDAAGITTPVKLTLHYTTDHYGPGTAKEFAALRDQLNAGGLFDVTVKGTEWSEYRPAQKRGDYAVYGLGWFPDFPDPDNYIAPFLDEDNFLNTPYVSTAARNQLIPESRRKADRSAAALPFAKLQDIVATDVPVLPLWQGKQYVAARSDINRVEWTLNASSDLQLWELERGTA from the coding sequence ATGAACCGCAAGACACTGGTGCTGCCGGCCCTGCTGGGCCTGCTCGCCCCCGTACTCGCCGCCTGTGGCACGACGCCCGGGGCGCCGGACGGAGGCAACGCCATTGTCGTCGGAACCACGGACCGGTTCGTCGCCGACAGCGGGACCCCCGCGCCCTTCGACCCCGCCTTCGCCTACGACACCGGCGCCTGGAACGTCCTGCGCCAGACCGTGCAGACGCTGATGCACGTGCCGCGCGGCGGCGGCCGGCCGGTGCCCGAGGCAGCCTCCCGCTGCGGGTTCACCGACACCCGAAGCGAGACCTACCGCTGCACCCTGCGCGACGGACTCACCTTCGCCGGGGGTGAGCCGGTCACCGCCGAGGACGTGAAGTTCTCCATCGAGCGCGTGCTGGACATCAGGTCCGACAACGGCACGGCCGCGCTGCTCTCCACCGTCGACAGCGTCGAGGCCCGGGGTGAGAAGGAGATCGTCTTCCACCTGACCGCGCCGGACGCGACCTTCCCGTACAAGCTCTCCACGCCGGTCGCCGGCATCCTCAGCCGCGACAGCTACGACGGGGACAAGCTGCGCGAGGGCTTCCAGGTCGACGGTTCGGGTCCGTACACGATGGCGGCCGAGACCGACGGCGACAGGCTCGTCCGGGCCGTCTTCACCAGGAACCCCCACTACAAGGGGGACCTGGAGGTCCGCAACGACCAGGTCGAGCTCCGTTCCTTCGCCGACGCCGACACCATGGGCGAGGCCCTGGAGTCCGGCGAGATCGACATGATGGCCCGCGCCATGTCCCCGGAGCAGATCAGGGACCTGCAGGAGCACCCGAAGGACGACATCGAGCTCAGCGAGGTCCCCGGGCTGGAGATCCGCTACCTCGCCTTCAACACCGACGACCCGTCCGTCAAGGACAAGGCGGTCCGCCAGGCCATGGCCTCCGTCGTCGACCGCGGCAAGATCGCGAGCAATGTCTACGGCGCCACGGCCGAGCCGCTCTACTCGCTGATCCCCACGAGCATCACGGGCCACACCAACTCGTTCTTCGACCGCTACGCCGAGCCCGACCGCCGCCGGGCGGCCCGCATCCTGGACGCGGCCGGAATCACCACCCCGGTGAAGCTCACCCTCCACTACACCACCGACCACTACGGCCCCGGCACGGCGAAGGAGTTCGCGGCGCTGCGCGACCAGCTCAACGCCGGCGGCCTCTTCGACGTGACGGTCAAGGGCACGGAGTGGTCCGAGTACCGTCCCGCGCAGAAGCGCGGCGACTACGCCGTCTACGGCCTGGGCTGGTTCCCCGACTTCCCGGACCCGGACAACTACATCGCCCCGTTCCTGGACGAGGACAACTTCCTCAACACCCCGTATGTGAGCACCGCCGCGCGCAATCAGCTCATCCCGGAGTCCCGCCGCAAGGCCGACCGCAGTGCCGCCGCCCTCCCGTTCGCCAAGCTCCAGGACATCGTCGCCACCGATGTTCCGGTGCTGCCGCTGTGGCAGGGCAAGCAGTACGTCGCCGCCCGGTCGGACATCAACCGGGTCGAGTGGACGCTCAACGCGTCCTCCGACCTCCAGTTGTGGGAACTCGAGCGCGGCACCGCCTGA
- a CDS encoding HAD family hydrolase — translation MTSTVPASLARTAGGSALQAVFLDMDGTLVDTEGFWWDAEREVFADLGHELDEAWRDVVVGGPMTRSAGYLIEATGADITLAELTVLLNERFETRIACGVPLMPGAERLLTELAAHNVPTALVSASHRRIIDRVLASLGRDRFALSVAGDEVPRTKPHPDPYLHAARGLGADPTRCAVIEDTATGVASAEAAGCRVVAVPSVAPIAPADGRIVVGSLEEVDLSFLRTLITRMN, via the coding sequence ATGACCAGTACGGTCCCCGCGTCCCTGGCCCGCACGGCGGGCGGCTCCGCCCTGCAGGCCGTCTTCCTCGACATGGACGGCACCCTCGTGGACACCGAGGGCTTCTGGTGGGACGCCGAGCGTGAGGTCTTCGCCGACCTCGGCCACGAGCTGGACGAGGCGTGGCGCGACGTCGTCGTGGGCGGCCCGATGACCCGGAGCGCGGGCTACCTCATCGAGGCGACCGGTGCCGACATCACCCTCGCCGAGCTCACCGTGCTGCTCAACGAACGCTTCGAGACCCGCATCGCCTGCGGTGTGCCGCTGATGCCCGGCGCCGAGCGCCTGCTGACCGAGCTCGCCGCGCACAACGTGCCCACGGCCCTGGTCTCCGCCTCCCACCGGCGCATCATCGACCGGGTTCTCGCCTCCCTGGGCCGCGACCGGTTCGCGCTGAGCGTGGCGGGGGACGAGGTGCCCCGCACCAAGCCCCACCCCGACCCGTATCTGCACGCGGCCCGGGGGCTCGGCGCGGACCCCACCCGCTGTGCCGTCATCGAGGACACGGCCACGGGTGTGGCCTCCGCCGAGGCGGCCGGCTGCCGGGTCGTGGCGGTTCCGTCGGTGGCGCCCATCGCGCCGGCCGACGGGCGGATCGTGGTCGGCTCGCTCGAGGAAGTGGATCTCTCCTTTCTGCGCACCCTGATTACGCGGATGAACTGA